From Camelina sativa cultivar DH55 chromosome 20, Cs, whole genome shotgun sequence, the proteins below share one genomic window:
- the LOC104770657 gene encoding calcium sensing receptor, chloroplastic, translating into MAMAEMAMKSSVSAKLTLPSSSTSCKKTVRQISVSLPTSTSISLLSLFASPPHEAKAAVSISKDQIVSSLTEVEKTINQVQETGSSVFDATQRVFQVVGDALKPALDTALPIAKQAGEEAIKLASPAFSEASKKAQEAMQSSGFDSEPVFNAAKTVTDVAQQTTKAIEDAKPIASSTMETISSTDPSVIVVAAGAAFIAYLLLPPVWSAISFNFRGYKGDLTPAQTLDLLCSKNYLMVDIRSEKEKEKAGIPRLPSNAKNRVIAIPLEELPNKVKGIVRSSKRVEAEIAALKISYLKRINKGSNIIILDSYSDSAKIVAKTLKVLGFKNCYIVTDGFSGGRGWMQSRLGTDSYNFSFAQVLSPSRIIPAASRFGTRSGTKFLPSSD; encoded by the exons ATGGCTATGGCGGAGATGGCAATGAAGTCTTCAGTATCTGCAAAActcactcttccttcttcttctacgtcTTGTAAGAAGACAGTGAGACAAATCTCTGTTTCACTTCCTACATCAACTTCAATCTCTCTGTTATCTCTCTTTGCATCTCCTCCTCATGAAGCCAAAGCTGCTGTTTCCATTTCCAAGGACCAAATCGTCTCCTCTCTCACTGAA GTGGAGAAAACAATCAACCAAGTTCAAGAAACTGGTTCGAGTGTTTTTGATGCAACGCAGCGTGTGTTCCAAGTAGTAGGAGATGCTCTTAAACCAGCTTTGGACACTGCTTTGCCCATTGCAAAACAAGCTGGTGAAGAAGCTATAAAGCTTGCCTCTCCTGCTTTCTCAGAAGCTTCAAAGAAAGCTCAAGAAGCAATGCAGAGCTCTGGTTTTGATTCCGAGCCTGTCTTTAATGCTGCAAag ACAGTAACAGATGTAGCACAACAGACAACAAAAGCAATTGAAGATGCTAAGCCGATTGCTTCATCAACCATGGAGACGATTTCTTCAACTGATCCTAGTGTCATTGTTGTTGCCGCGGGTGCTGCGTTTATTGCTTACCTTCTTCTCCCTCCTGTTTGGTCTGCAATATCTTTTAACTTCCGTGGATACAAAG GTGATCTCACGCCGGCTCAAACACTTGATCTTCTCTGTTCCAAGAACTACTTAATGGTGGATATAAgatcagagaaagaaaaggagaaagctGGGATTCCAAGGCTTCCTTCAAATGCTAAGAACCGTGTGATCGCCATTCC ATTAGAAGAACTACCGAACAAAGTAAAAGGAATTGTGAGGAGCTCGAAAAGGGTTGAAGCAGAGATAGCTGCATTGAAGATTTCGTACCTCAAGAGAATCAACAAAGGCTCCAATATTATCATCTTGGACTC GTACTCGGATTCGGCTAAGATAGTGGCGAAAACGTTAAAGGTTCTCGGGTTCAAGAATTGCTATATTGTGACAGATGGATTCTCTGGTGGCAGAGGATGGATGCAGAGCCGGTTAGGCACTGATTCATACAACTTCTCGTTCGCACAAGTCTTGTCTCCATCGCGGATTATCCCAGCAGCTTCTAGATTCGGCACTAGATCCGGAACCAAGTTCCTTCCTAGCTCCGactga